The sequence below is a genomic window from Brooklawnia cerclae.
AGGTTCGGCAAAGGCCGCCATCCCGCAGCGCTGAACTTCGGTGACTGTTTCTCGTACGCACTGTCGAAACACCTCGGCGTACCGTTGCTGTTCAAGGGCAACGATTTCTCTTTGACCGACGTTGTCAGCGCGATGTGAAGGACGATGACTGTCTCCGGGACGATTGTCCGATAAGCGACATTATGTCAAACTAGGAACGCGGAAGGCTGCAGATGAGCGTCGACGACCTCGGCTACGAGGTTCTCCCGGGTTCTCCGATTCGCCGCGTCGTGAGTCTGGTCCCATCGCTCACCGAGGCGCTCGCGGAGACGGCCCCGCAGCTGATCGTCGGCTGCACCGACTGGTGCACGCGCCCGTCCGACCTTGATGCCCGTGCCGGTCACAGCGTCGCGAGGGTGCGCGGGACGAAGAATCCCGATCTCGCCGCGATCGCGTCCCTCGACCCCGACCTCGTCATCGCCAACCAGGAGGAGAACCGGCGCTTCGACGTCGACCGGCTGCGGGCGATGGGGCTGGCCGTCTGGGTGACCCGGATCGATTCCGTGGACGATGCCCTGCGCAGCCTCGAGCGCCTGATCGCGGTTGTACTCAGCCGGCCGCTCCCCGGCTGGCTGGTGCGTGCCCGGACGAACTGGAGCTTGCCCGACCCGCCGGTCACGAGACGTGCGGTGGTGTGCATCTGGCGTGACCCGTGGATGGTCGCCGGTCCCGCCACCTACATCGCCGACGTGCTGGGACGCAGCGGTGTCGGCCTCGCTCCCCTGCCGGTCGACGGGTGGGAACGGGCCCGATATCCCCGCGTCGACCTGGACCTGCTGCGATCGAGCGAGGCCGACGTCGTCTTGCTGATGGACGCCCCCTATCCGTTCAGCCAGGCTGACGGGTCGGAGTACTTCGCGGGCGTGGATGTCCGCATCGTCCCCGAACGTCCCCTCGCCTGGTACGGCCCCGGCCTGACGGATGCGCGCTCCGAGATAGCAGCGCTCATGGCCTGAGAAGAACCTCGGTGGGCCGGTCGCGGTCCTCCGCTGCGGGTGCATGATGTTCCCCATGACGCTCACAGACACCACCACCTGGCGCACTTTGAACGACGGCACCACCCTTCCCCCGATCGGCTTCGGCACCTATCCCCTCCGCGGCGAGGCGGGGCGGGAAGCCGTCGTCCGAGCCATCGGGAACGGTTACCGGCTCATCGACTCCGCCGAACGCTACGACAACGAGGGTGCGGTCGGCGCGGCCGTGCGCACGTCCGGTGTGCCACGCGAGGAACTGCGGGTCACGTCGAAGGTGCGGGGCGATCACCAGAGCGCACGAGGCGCCAGGGAGACCGTCGAGGAGACTTTGTTCCGCATGGGCCTCGACTACATCGACCTGATGCTCATCCACTGGCCTCTCCCCCGCATCGACAAGTACTCCGAGGTGTTCGGCACGCTGCTCGAACTCAAGCGGGAGGGTCTCGTCCGCTCCGTCGGCGTCTCCAATTTCCTCGCCGAGCACATCGACCGGCTCATCGCCGATCACGGCGTCGCCCCTAGCGTCAATCAGATCGAACTCCATCCGTTCCTGGCGCAGATCGACCAGGTAGAGGCCAACGCGGCTCGCGGTGTGGTCACCGAGGCCTGGAGCCCGCTGGGTCGCGCC
It includes:
- a CDS encoding helical backbone metal receptor, whose translation is MSVDDLGYEVLPGSPIRRVVSLVPSLTEALAETAPQLIVGCTDWCTRPSDLDARAGHSVARVRGTKNPDLAAIASLDPDLVIANQEENRRFDVDRLRAMGLAVWVTRIDSVDDALRSLERLIAVVLSRPLPGWLVRARTNWSLPDPPVTRRAVVCIWRDPWMVAGPATYIADVLGRSGVGLAPLPVDGWERARYPRVDLDLLRSSEADVVLLMDAPYPFSQADGSEYFAGVDVRIVPERPLAWYGPGLTDARSEIAALMA
- a CDS encoding aldo/keto reductase, which produces MTLTDTTTWRTLNDGTTLPPIGFGTYPLRGEAGREAVVRAIGNGYRLIDSAERYDNEGAVGAAVRTSGVPREELRVTSKVRGDHQSARGARETVEETLFRMGLDYIDLMLIHWPLPRIDKYSEVFGTLLELKREGLVRSVGVSNFLAEHIDRLIADHGVAPSVNQIELHPFLAQIDQVEANAARGVVTEAWSPLGRAGDLLEQPTIVEIARAHSTSPGQIVLAWEISRGIVPLPKAASDERQLENLAAFELAPRLTPGEVEAITALGPLQRVNPQQDPATWEEW